In one Elusimicrobiales bacterium genomic region, the following are encoded:
- the rlmB gene encoding 23S rRNA (guanosine(2251)-2'-O)-methyltransferase RlmB, whose translation MANAEYIYGIHPVIEVLSSGKRRVWQLFVDRAKRGPQFITLARAAGRRGIGLTRVDRSELEKMVPRGANHQGVALKTEGAEVLTLASALEDETDMKNAVWLALDEITDPQNLGSVLRSAACLGASTVVLPSRRSAGLGATVSRTACGALEHVRVAEAGNLNQAIRELKQKGFWIYGADTAGKPLGQVGWNKPMLLVIGSEGGGMHALTAKNCDELVAIPHKGGVESLNAACACAVILYDIALKK comes from the coding sequence ATGGCTAACGCTGAATATATTTACGGAATTCATCCGGTCATAGAGGTTTTAAGCTCCGGCAAGCGGCGGGTGTGGCAACTTTTTGTGGACCGCGCAAAGCGCGGCCCGCAGTTCATAACACTGGCGCGCGCCGCCGGCAGACGCGGCATAGGGCTTACCCGCGTTGACCGCAGCGAGTTGGAAAAAATGGTCCCGCGCGGCGCAAACCACCAGGGCGTCGCGCTTAAAACCGAAGGCGCCGAGGTGCTGACTCTGGCCTCCGCGCTGGAGGACGAGACCGACATGAAAAACGCCGTCTGGCTGGCGCTGGACGAGATAACGGATCCGCAAAATCTCGGGTCCGTGCTGCGCAGCGCGGCCTGCCTGGGCGCCTCCACCGTGGTGCTGCCCAGCCGCAGAAGCGCGGGGCTGGGCGCCACCGTCAGCAGGACGGCCTGCGGCGCGCTGGAGCATGTGCGCGTGGCCGAGGCGGGCAACCTCAACCAGGCGATACGGGAGCTTAAGCAGAAAGGCTTCTGGATATACGGCGCCGACACCGCGGGCAAACCGCTGGGGCAGGTAGGCTGGAACAAGCCGATGCTGCTGGTGATAGGCTCCGAAGGCGGGGGAATGCACGCGCTGACCGCAAAAAACTGCGACGAGCTTGTGGCGATTCCGCACAAGGGCGGGGTGGAAAGCCTCAACGCCGCCTGCGCCTGCGCGGTGATTCTCTACGATATAGCCCTGAAAAAATGA
- a CDS encoding TerC/Alx family metal homeostasis membrane protein, whose protein sequence is MRRAVRNTALWVLSALAFCAGVWFFCGTAKAAAFLTAYIIEYSLSIDNLFVFTVIFAYFRTSPQGQKRALTWGIASAVVMRFAMIAAGVKLLNSFEWMIYVFGALLLYLAVKMMRGECGEGAPEHNPALVFLKKFLPFTGGDGEAFFVREGGVWKATTLFAALVVIEASDLMFAVDSIPAALAVSRDTFIVYSSNIFAVMGLRSLYFLLAGMIGMFCFLKYGIAAVLLFVGVKMLASGFFEIPVAASLLVVASLLAVSVAASVLSNRNAIRKQ, encoded by the coding sequence ATGCGACGGGCCGTCCGGAATACCGCGCTTTGGGTGCTGTCCGCGCTGGCGTTCTGCGCCGGGGTGTGGTTTTTTTGCGGCACGGCGAAAGCGGCGGCCTTCCTGACGGCTTACATCATAGAGTATTCCCTTTCCATAGACAATCTGTTCGTGTTCACCGTGATATTCGCCTACTTCCGCACGTCGCCGCAGGGACAGAAGCGCGCGCTGACCTGGGGCATAGCCAGCGCGGTGGTCATGCGTTTTGCGATGATAGCCGCCGGCGTGAAGCTGCTCAACTCTTTTGAGTGGATGATATACGTGTTCGGCGCGCTGCTGCTGTATCTGGCGGTAAAAATGATGCGCGGCGAATGCGGCGAGGGCGCCCCGGAGCATAACCCCGCGCTGGTTTTCCTGAAAAAATTCCTGCCTTTTACCGGCGGCGACGGCGAGGCTTTTTTTGTGCGCGAGGGCGGGGTCTGGAAAGCCACCACGCTTTTTGCCGCACTGGTCGTCATAGAGGCCTCCGACCTGATGTTCGCGGTGGATTCCATACCGGCGGCGCTGGCGGTCTCGCGCGACACTTTCATAGTCTACAGCTCCAACATATTCGCGGTGATGGGGCTGCGCTCGCTGTATTTTCTGCTGGCGGGAATGATAGGCATGTTCTGCTTCCTGAAATACGGCATAGCGGCGGTGCTGCTGTTTGTGGGCGTCAAGATGCTGGCCTCCGGGTTCTTTGAGATTCCGGTGGCGGCATCGCTGCTTGTGGTAGCGTCGCTGCTGGCGGTGTCCGTGGCGGCGTCAGTGCTGTCAAACAGAAACGCCATTCGCAAACAATGA
- a CDS encoding inositol-3-phosphate synthase has product MTPKKQNILPAAGRLGVLIPGMGAVTSTLIAGAEMLKKGIGRPYGSVSQMQRIRLGKRYENRNPLIKDFVPLYPVENLVFGGWDIFPDNMHETARKAGVLYPEQLDAVKDELSAISPMPAVFDQYYVKNLRARQAKKAKTKMDLAELLIRDIENFNKANKLSRNVMIWIGSTEIYLELTKTHSSLANFEKGLKTNSRDISPAMIYAYAALRLGIPFANGAPNLCVDMPALWELADKTGAPISGKDFKTGQTLMKTIISPGLKARMLGLAGWYSTNILGNRDGEVLNNPDSFRTKEKSKMSVLDTILEPELYPELYGDYCHKVRIDYYPPRGDAKEGWDNIDIFGWMGLPMQIKINFLCRDSILAAPVALDLILFSDLAKRAGLKGLQEWLSFFYKSPMCRPDLKPEHDLFIQHMKFKNTLRILAGEEVIDHSGLDYYEPKKGLASPAPAPKPYRPRRP; this is encoded by the coding sequence ATGACACCGAAAAAACAGAACATACTTCCCGCCGCCGGCAGGCTTGGCGTGCTGATTCCCGGCATGGGCGCGGTTACCAGCACGCTGATAGCGGGCGCGGAAATGCTTAAAAAAGGGATAGGACGGCCTTACGGCTCCGTCTCGCAGATGCAGAGAATCCGCCTCGGCAAACGTTACGAAAACCGCAACCCGCTTATAAAGGATTTCGTGCCGCTTTATCCCGTTGAGAATCTGGTGTTCGGCGGCTGGGACATTTTCCCGGACAATATGCACGAGACGGCGCGCAAAGCCGGCGTCCTCTACCCCGAGCAGCTGGACGCGGTGAAAGACGAACTGTCGGCCATCTCCCCCATGCCGGCGGTGTTTGACCAGTATTATGTTAAAAACCTCAGGGCGCGGCAGGCCAAAAAAGCCAAGACAAAAATGGACCTGGCGGAGCTGCTGATACGCGACATAGAGAATTTCAACAAGGCCAACAAACTCTCGCGCAATGTGATGATATGGATAGGCTCCACGGAAATTTACCTGGAACTTACCAAAACACACTCGAGCCTGGCCAATTTTGAGAAAGGGCTCAAAACCAATTCCCGCGATATTTCCCCGGCGATGATATACGCCTACGCCGCGCTGCGGCTGGGAATACCGTTTGCCAACGGCGCGCCCAACCTGTGCGTTGACATGCCCGCGCTCTGGGAGCTGGCCGACAAGACAGGCGCGCCCATCTCCGGCAAGGATTTCAAGACGGGCCAGACGCTGATGAAGACCATAATCTCTCCCGGCCTCAAGGCCCGGATGCTGGGGCTGGCGGGCTGGTATTCCACCAACATACTGGGCAACCGCGACGGCGAAGTCCTCAACAACCCGGATTCCTTCCGCACCAAGGAAAAGAGCAAGATGTCCGTGCTGGACACCATTCTGGAGCCGGAACTGTATCCCGAACTCTACGGCGATTACTGCCACAAGGTCCGCATAGACTATTACCCGCCGCGCGGCGACGCCAAGGAAGGCTGGGACAATATAGACATTTTCGGCTGGATGGGCCTGCCGATGCAGATTAAAATCAATTTCCTGTGCCGGGATTCCATACTGGCCGCGCCTGTCGCGCTGGATTTGATTTTATTCTCGGACCTGGCCAAGCGCGCGGGGCTGAAAGGTTTGCAGGAATGGCTGTCTTTCTTCTACAAATCGCCGATGTGCCGCCCTGACCTCAAGCCGGAGCATGACCTGTTCATCCAGCACATGAAATTCAAAAACACGCTGCGCATTCTGGCGGGCGAGGAAGTCATAGACCATTCCGGCCTGGATTATTACGAGCCGAAGAAAGGGCTTGCCTCCCCCGCTCCGGCCCCCAAGCCCTACCGCCCGCGCAGGCCGTAG
- a CDS encoding RNA methyltransferase codes for MFSLKITLVRPRNPNNIGAVARAMANFGFDRLAVVDPYPPVWRETRAAPGAEDVVLNAGVFPNLAEAVADCHLVLGTTCGKNRAPDREAVPLPDIGKFLKKRAGKNSFNLTLVFGPEKTGLSNAHLELCHALLAVPTSARAPSMNLAQAAAVCCYELSKLADFSAAPLKKADSALPESGEIEAAARALGDALRESGIKDGKTPAMRLARLRGLLLKLPLSRRDLFYIRALSALPDRNRLLPNKIYDGAG; via the coding sequence ATGTTTTCTCTTAAGATAACGCTGGTGCGTCCGCGGAATCCGAATAATATCGGCGCGGTGGCGCGCGCGATGGCCAATTTCGGCTTTGACCGCCTTGCCGTTGTTGACCCGTATCCGCCGGTCTGGCGGGAGACGCGGGCCGCGCCGGGGGCGGAGGATGTTGTGCTTAACGCCGGGGTTTTCCCGAATCTGGCGGAGGCCGTGGCGGACTGCCATCTCGTGCTGGGAACCACGTGCGGCAAAAACCGCGCGCCGGACAGGGAAGCGGTGCCGCTGCCGGACATCGGTAAATTCCTGAAAAAGCGCGCGGGAAAAAACTCTTTCAATCTGACCCTGGTTTTCGGCCCTGAAAAAACGGGGCTTTCAAACGCCCACCTGGAATTGTGCCATGCGCTGCTGGCTGTTCCAACTTCGGCGCGCGCGCCGTCCATGAATCTGGCGCAGGCGGCGGCGGTATGCTGCTACGAGCTTTCAAAGCTGGCGGATTTTTCCGCCGCGCCGCTGAAAAAGGCGGACTCCGCCCTGCCGGAATCCGGCGAGATAGAAGCCGCCGCCCGCGCGCTGGGTGACGCATTGCGCGAAAGCGGAATTAAAGACGGCAAAACGCCCGCCATGCGGCTGGCAAGGCTGCGCGGGCTGCTGCTGAAACTGCCGCTTTCCCGGCGGGATTTGTTTTACATCAGGGCGCTGTCCGCCCTGCCGGACAGAAACAGATTGCTCCCAAATAAAATTTATGATGGCGCGGGGTGA
- a CDS encoding EamA family transporter, with product MIFLRYAGLVYCAAIWGSTFFAVKDALSSISPAALVAYRFLICAALMFPFALRGGGLRRHIRESAILSFYLALLYVSQTWGLKYTAAATSGFVTGMFVFFTPLILFLFFGRRIERRQWAASLLAVAGLWLLTGGISGFNRGDAVTILAAVCYAAHVILTGEYMRENPDMPALIFHQFWMTGLACLAFSLLCGESMAIASPKGWGWLIFLALFPTLSAFYVQFWAQKTVPADRSSLIFSLEPVFAALFAWTVGGEQSSAVKIAGGALIFSGIIIVEWPARGKSAHDMDLSDGRLGN from the coding sequence ATGATTTTTCTAAGATACGCCGGGCTGGTTTACTGCGCGGCGATATGGGGCTCCACCTTTTTTGCGGTGAAGGACGCCCTGTCGTCAATAAGCCCCGCCGCGCTGGTGGCCTACCGCTTTCTGATTTGCGCCGCGCTGATGTTTCCGTTTGCGCTGCGCGGCGGCGGGCTGCGCCGCCATATCAGGGAAAGCGCCATTCTGTCTTTTTATCTGGCGCTTTTGTACGTCAGCCAGACATGGGGGCTCAAATACACCGCCGCGGCCACCTCCGGGTTTGTAACGGGGATGTTTGTATTTTTCACGCCGCTTATCCTGTTCCTGTTTTTCGGGCGCAGGATAGAGCGCAGGCAGTGGGCCGCCTCGCTGCTGGCGGTGGCGGGGCTGTGGCTGCTTACCGGCGGGATTTCCGGCTTCAACAGGGGCGACGCGGTAACAATCCTGGCCGCGGTCTGCTATGCCGCGCATGTCATCTTAACCGGAGAATACATGCGCGAAAACCCGGATATGCCCGCGCTTATTTTCCATCAGTTCTGGATGACCGGGCTGGCCTGCCTGGCATTCTCGCTGCTTTGCGGCGAGAGCATGGCGATTGCCTCGCCCAAAGGCTGGGGCTGGCTGATATTTCTGGCGCTGTTTCCGACGTTGTCGGCTTTTTACGTGCAGTTCTGGGCGCAGAAGACGGTTCCGGCGGACAGAAGCTCGCTTATATTCTCGCTGGAGCCGGTGTTTGCCGCGCTGTTTGCGTGGACCGTGGGCGGCGAGCAGTCTTCCGCCGTCAAAATCGCGGGCGGCGCGCTTATATTTTCCGGCATCATCATAGTGGAATGGCCGGCGCGCGGCAAATCAGCGCATGATATGGATTTGTCCGACGGGCGGCTGGGGAATTAG
- a CDS encoding DUF350 domain-containing protein, whose protein sequence is MFIMKLAVSLFELLLMAAASGLVIYITYRVFVRANPDFDMEEEIKRGNTAVGILMAAILVSASMMLERGLSSVVSLFRLQLYSQPETAFPVWKSGLLMLGHMALALAIAVFTISFTLRLFGRVSRWHRPDFRPGAELQRGNVAVGILLAAVVLVAGLYVAEGVSALTKALIPQPPVGQIHIMR, encoded by the coding sequence ATGTTCATAATGAAACTCGCAGTGAGTCTGTTTGAGCTGCTGCTGATGGCGGCGGCAAGCGGGCTGGTTATCTACATAACATACCGCGTATTCGTGCGCGCAAACCCGGACTTTGACATGGAAGAGGAGATAAAACGCGGCAATACCGCAGTGGGGATACTTATGGCGGCCATACTGGTTTCGGCCTCCATGATGCTGGAGCGGGGGCTTTCCTCGGTGGTGAGCCTGTTCAGGCTTCAGCTTTACTCCCAGCCGGAAACTGCTTTTCCCGTCTGGAAATCCGGGCTGCTGATGCTGGGGCATATGGCGCTGGCGCTGGCCATAGCGGTATTTACGATTTCGTTCACGCTGCGGCTTTTCGGGCGGGTATCGCGCTGGCACAGGCCCGATTTCAGGCCGGGGGCCGAGCTTCAGCGCGGCAATGTCGCCGTCGGCATTCTGCTGGCGGCAGTGGTGCTGGTGGCGGGGCTGTATGTGGCCGAGGGGGTCAGCGCGCTGACCAAGGCGCTAATTCCCCAGCCGCCCGTCGGACAAATCCATATCATGCGCTGA
- a CDS encoding RNA-binding protein, with protein sequence MKKLFVGGLPYEYGDEDLRGLFKDFNVASAIIIKDKMTGRSKGFGFVELDDAEMEPAVAKLNGSNASGRKLTVNEARPMERRSGGGGGGGGYGRDRDDGGRRW encoded by the coding sequence ATGAAAAAACTTTTCGTGGGCGGTCTTCCGTACGAGTACGGAGACGAGGACCTGCGCGGGCTGTTCAAAGACTTCAACGTTGCAAGCGCCATCATAATAAAGGACAAGATGACGGGGCGCTCAAAAGGTTTCGGCTTCGTGGAACTTGACGATGCGGAAATGGAACCGGCGGTGGCCAAACTCAACGGCTCCAACGCGTCGGGCAGAAAACTGACTGTCAATGAGGCCCGCCCGATGGAGCGGCGCTCCGGTGGCGGCGGCGGTGGCGGCGGCTACGGCCGGGACAGAGACGACGGCGGACGGCGCTGGTAA
- a CDS encoding glycosyltransferase family 39 protein — MCGDSTKPTPTCAEAPRDRKILLALALAALALRLPGIFDGLPFVYNGDEPHFINTAVYFGGGTLNPPFFKYPTLWPYSLFASFCALFAAWSGFGLLHSPADFGVKFAADPSMFYITGRLLACLLSCAAIWPVYGAALLLRNRRAALAAAAIFTFLPQAADSARYATWDSPMLALGAAAWYFAAKIYASGRRRDYLLCGLMLGLCCATHYTACFFCALLPAAHFARKDGAWRDLLWGTALIPAGFLLATPYALLDFGKFSAGIRDVFAYSAARRAEGFSRLSSAGEVLSNIIWFGGRSPAVLLAAFGAALLSWRLSAMLLAPLAVCAAFMSNQPDGGFARYIFASLPALCILAAAGIDGLSVRKRIFAAFLAAALLPELAACAALARESLLPDTRAVSGRWIEEHIPPETALLLDQAHVSPSVKMSSAQAEQLYRKTAAAGNGRAGYYRYLAQANIGNGYRIYRMDRSASGLATMPAQLEQARQAQDLVDISGGLAAAKRDNIAYAAVSSEGVNPAREPYAAAFLAELGGGCPAAAEFAPQPGRIKGPRITVYDIRLCRQRAPLQK; from the coding sequence ATGTGTGGAGACAGCACAAAACCCACTCCGACATGCGCTGAGGCACCGCGCGACCGGAAAATCCTGCTGGCGCTGGCGCTGGCGGCGCTGGCGCTGCGCCTGCCCGGAATATTTGACGGCCTGCCTTTCGTCTATAACGGCGACGAGCCGCATTTCATAAACACCGCCGTCTATTTCGGCGGCGGGACGCTGAACCCGCCTTTTTTCAAATATCCTACGTTGTGGCCGTATTCGCTTTTCGCGTCATTCTGCGCGCTGTTTGCGGCGTGGTCTGGGTTCGGGCTGCTGCATTCGCCGGCGGATTTCGGGGTGAAGTTCGCGGCGGACCCATCCATGTTCTATATAACGGGGCGGCTGCTGGCCTGCCTGCTGTCCTGCGCGGCGATATGGCCGGTTTACGGGGCTGCGCTGCTGCTGCGCAACCGGCGGGCGGCGCTTGCCGCTGCGGCGATATTCACTTTTCTGCCGCAGGCCGCGGACTCCGCGCGCTACGCCACATGGGACAGCCCCATGCTTGCGCTTGGCGCGGCGGCCTGGTATTTCGCCGCGAAAATATACGCGTCGGGCAGGCGGCGGGATTATCTGCTTTGCGGGCTTATGCTGGGGCTGTGCTGCGCCACGCATTACACAGCCTGCTTTTTCTGCGCGCTGCTGCCGGCGGCGCATTTCGCGCGCAAAGACGGCGCATGGCGGGATTTGCTCTGGGGAACGGCCCTGATTCCCGCCGGTTTCCTGCTGGCCACGCCGTACGCGCTGCTGGATTTTGGGAAATTTTCTGCCGGAATAAGGGATGTCTTCGCCTATTCCGCGGCGCGTCGGGCGGAAGGTTTTTCCCGGCTTAGCTCTGCGGGAGAGGTCTTGTCCAATATAATATGGTTCGGCGGCAGGTCGCCCGCGGTTCTGCTGGCGGCTTTCGGCGCGGCGCTGCTGTCCTGGCGGCTGTCCGCCATGCTGCTTGCGCCGCTGGCGGTTTGCGCCGCCTTTATGAGCAATCAGCCGGACGGCGGGTTTGCGCGCTATATATTCGCCTCGCTGCCCGCGCTGTGCATTCTGGCCGCGGCGGGGATTGACGGCCTCTCCGTGCGGAAGCGGATTTTCGCGGCTTTTCTGGCGGCGGCGCTGCTGCCGGAGCTTGCCGCCTGCGCCGCCCTCGCGCGCGAAAGCCTGCTGCCGGACACCCGCGCGGTCTCGGGCCGGTGGATAGAGGAGCATATCCCTCCGGAAACCGCATTGCTGCTGGACCAGGCGCATGTCTCGCCATCGGTGAAAATGAGTTCCGCGCAGGCGGAACAGCTTTACCGGAAAACCGCCGCCGCCGGAAACGGCAGGGCGGGGTATTACCGCTATCTGGCGCAAGCCAATATCGGCAACGGCTACCGGATTTACCGGATGGACCGCTCCGCCTCCGGGCTGGCGACAATGCCCGCCCAGCTTGAACAGGCCCGGCAGGCCCAGGACCTTGTTGACATTTCCGGCGGCCTTGCCGCCGCAAAACGGGACAATATAGCCTACGCCGCAGTATCAAGCGAAGGCGTCAACCCGGCGCGGGAGCCTTATGCCGCCGCATTCCTGGCGGAACTGGGCGGAGGCTGCCCCGCAGCGGCGGAATTTGCCCCGCAGCCGGGCAGAATAAAGGGCCCCCGCATAACTGTTTACGACATCCGCCTCTGCCGGCAGCGGGCCCCGCTCCAGAAATGA
- a CDS encoding glycosyltransferase family 2 protein — protein MKVSVLVPVYNEMRTLPALLERLSALQLDFEAVITDDGSTDGSAQWLVEVFREKRYPFISAVLLHSENMGKGAAVRTALSKAQGEIVVIQDADLEYDPAYIAQVVKPIESGAADVVYGSRLMQKGSDTYSLTYLLGNITLTAFINFLSGGNFTDAYTCHKAFKIWIIRKMRLESDGFEIEAEISMRAAFGGYRFMEVPILYKARSRAEGKKITGRDALKGVFTAIHVWRQHKTHSDMR, from the coding sequence ATGAAAGTTTCCGTGCTGGTGCCGGTGTACAATGAAATGCGGACCTTGCCGGCGCTGCTGGAGAGGCTCTCCGCCCTGCAGCTGGACTTTGAGGCGGTTATAACGGACGACGGTTCCACTGACGGCAGCGCGCAATGGCTGGTGGAGGTGTTCAGGGAAAAGCGCTATCCGTTCATTTCCGCCGTGCTGCTGCATTCCGAGAATATGGGCAAGGGGGCGGCGGTGCGCACCGCGCTGTCAAAGGCGCAGGGTGAAATCGTCGTCATACAGGACGCCGACCTGGAATACGACCCCGCCTATATCGCGCAGGTGGTAAAGCCGATAGAATCCGGCGCGGCGGATGTGGTCTACGGCTCCCGCCTGATGCAGAAAGGCTCCGACACCTACAGCCTGACATATCTGCTGGGCAATATCACGCTTACGGCTTTCATCAATTTCCTCAGCGGCGGCAATTTCACCGACGCCTACACCTGCCACAAGGCGTTCAAAATCTGGATAATCAGGAAAATGCGGCTGGAATCCGACGGGTTTGAAATAGAGGCCGAAATCTCCATGCGCGCCGCGTTTGGCGGCTACAGGTTTATGGAAGTTCCCATACTCTACAAAGCCCGCAGCCGCGCCGAGGGCAAGAAAATAACGGGCCGCGACGCGCTGAAGGGAGTGTTTACCGCCATTCATGTGTGGAGACAGCACAAAACCCACTCCGACATGCGCTGA
- a CDS encoding cation diffusion facilitator family transporter, with product MPLTKQGAAKVSVASNIALVAFKLAAWAATGSVSVLSEAAHSAMDLLAAGIAWFAVVTAAKPADREHGYGHAKIENFSALLEAALIFAAALWIIVESVHKLQAPKPLSLPGMGAAVMLVSAAVNWAVSRMLFKVGTREQSPALIADAWHLRTDVYTSAGVMFALAAYAVGEKFFHSHDLAWMDPVAAIAVALLITRAAWDLTVQALGDLLDASLPEDEVAEIERIVAAMRPGIASHKNLKTRKSGRVRYISLDALVDGNMTVAQAHAIADRLETELETRFPHARVTVHIEPAGGHQ from the coding sequence ATGCCGCTTACAAAACAGGGCGCGGCGAAGGTGTCCGTCGCCTCCAATATAGCGCTGGTCGCATTCAAGCTGGCCGCCTGGGCCGCGACAGGCTCGGTCTCCGTTCTGTCGGAGGCGGCGCATTCGGCTATGGACCTGCTGGCGGCGGGCATAGCGTGGTTTGCCGTTGTAACCGCCGCAAAGCCCGCGGACAGGGAGCACGGCTACGGCCACGCCAAGATAGAGAATTTTTCCGCGCTGCTGGAAGCGGCGCTTATATTTGCCGCCGCGCTCTGGATTATAGTGGAATCCGTCCACAAGCTGCAGGCGCCAAAGCCGTTGTCGCTGCCGGGGATGGGCGCGGCGGTGATGCTGGTTTCCGCCGCAGTCAACTGGGCGGTGTCCAGAATGCTTTTCAAGGTGGGAACCAGAGAACAGTCCCCCGCGCTGATAGCCGACGCCTGGCATCTGCGCACCGACGTGTACACCTCCGCCGGTGTCATGTTCGCGCTTGCGGCTTATGCCGTGGGCGAGAAGTTTTTCCATTCCCATGACCTGGCGTGGATGGACCCCGTGGCCGCAATCGCCGTCGCGCTGCTTATAACCAGGGCGGCATGGGATTTAACGGTTCAGGCGCTGGGCGACCTGCTGGACGCCAGCCTGCCGGAAGACGAAGTCGCAGAGATTGAGCGCATCGTCGCCGCAATGCGGCCCGGCATCGCAAGCCACAAAAATCTCAAAACCAGAAAATCGGGCAGGGTGCGCTATATAAGCCTTGACGCGCTGGTGGACGGGAATATGACGGTCGCGCAGGCTCACGCCATTGCGGACAGACTGGAGACGGAACTGGAAACCCGCTTTCCTCATGCCAGGGTAACGGTGCATATAGAGCCTGCCGGGGGTCATCAATGA
- a CDS encoding clostripain-related cysteine peptidase, with protein MKPLLTFAAAMLLSAPWLRASGFEMPKRGDFQAPEPKMKQSRTQPAEKLPSQPAKKWTVMAFLDAKNNLEDAIFNNMQQMELVGSDDSINIVAEIGRMAGQGGETDQDRQWTGTRRYYIKRDYFPQAADEKGRRKELKQAMSRINSPYEDLGKTDMGSYEEAVRFIGWAKKKFPAERYMLVLSDHGGGWRDPKKKQKISQSAISWDDETGNFIGTAQIEQLVREAGGVDVLVYDACLMQMAEIAYQMRGSGGAKVVVGSEELFPGEGIDYAGFLGRLARNPGGGPEEAGKHAVTAAGSFYGGLEKGYVTLSALRTEGLDGLAERMEKWASAAAKAGDIAEAARHARNNVLRFGEFGQGDQQRIAPTYGDLYDFVRLAGGKTKDRALREASAELMRYISDGKSLVLANMALGSSGAADYSSAHGLAVNIPRIFSKVKPEDFEADYNGNDYADFAFAKATPKWQTFCRWMYDKLPSDKKRG; from the coding sequence ATGAAACCGCTCTTAACCTTTGCGGCGGCAATGCTGCTGTCCGCGCCGTGGCTGCGCGCCTCCGGCTTTGAAATGCCCAAACGCGGCGATTTCCAGGCGCCGGAGCCGAAAATGAAGCAGAGCCGGACGCAGCCCGCGGAGAAGCTGCCTTCGCAGCCGGCGAAAAAATGGACCGTGATGGCGTTTCTTGACGCCAAGAACAATCTGGAAGACGCGATATTCAACAACATGCAGCAGATGGAGCTTGTCGGTTCTGACGACAGCATCAATATCGTCGCCGAAATCGGCAGAATGGCGGGCCAGGGCGGCGAGACCGACCAGGACCGCCAGTGGACGGGCACGCGGCGCTACTACATCAAGCGGGACTACTTTCCCCAGGCCGCCGACGAAAAAGGGCGCAGGAAGGAGCTTAAGCAGGCCATGTCGCGGATAAATTCCCCGTACGAGGACCTGGGCAAAACCGACATGGGCAGCTACGAGGAGGCGGTGCGTTTTATCGGCTGGGCCAAGAAAAAATTCCCGGCTGAAAGATACATGCTGGTCCTCTCCGACCACGGCGGCGGCTGGCGGGACCCGAAAAAAAAGCAGAAAATCTCCCAGTCGGCAATCTCCTGGGACGACGAGACCGGCAATTTCATAGGCACCGCCCAGATAGAGCAGCTTGTGCGCGAAGCCGGCGGCGTGGACGTGCTGGTATACGATGCCTGCCTGATGCAAATGGCTGAAATCGCCTACCAGATGAGGGGTTCCGGCGGGGCGAAAGTGGTGGTCGGCTCCGAGGAGCTGTTTCCCGGAGAGGGCATAGATTACGCCGGATTTCTGGGCCGGCTGGCCCGCAATCCCGGCGGCGGGCCGGAGGAAGCGGGTAAGCACGCCGTAACCGCAGCGGGCAGCTTTTACGGCGGCTTGGAGAAGGGTTATGTGACGCTGTCAGCCCTCAGGACCGAAGGCCTGGACGGCCTGGCGGAAAGGATGGAGAAATGGGCCTCCGCCGCAGCCAAGGCCGGGGATATCGCGGAGGCGGCCAGACACGCGCGCAACAACGTGCTGCGCTTCGGAGAATTCGGGCAGGGCGATCAGCAGCGAATCGCCCCCACCTACGGCGATCTCTACGACTTTGTCCGGCTGGCGGGCGGGAAAACCAAGGACCGCGCGCTGCGCGAGGCAAGCGCGGAGCTGATGCGCTATATTTCCGACGGCAAAAGCCTGGTGCTGGCAAACATGGCGCTCGGCTCTTCCGGCGCGGCGGATTATTCCAGCGCGCACGGGCTGGCGGTGAATATACCGCGCATATTCTCCAAGGTCAAACCGGAGGACTTTGAGGCGGATTACAACGGCAACGATTATGCCGATTTCGCCTTCGCCAAGGCGACGCCGAAATGGCAGACGTTCTGCCGGTGGATGTACGACAAGCTGCCTTCGGACAAAAAACGCGGATAG